From a single Stomoxys calcitrans chromosome 4, idStoCalc2.1, whole genome shotgun sequence genomic region:
- the LOC106089072 gene encoding uncharacterized protein LOC106089072 has protein sequence MEFNHNINRGFSALRDISATQMNDLLNFDSPPETPLDPSQMQLSTKSLNNDDCEERMQETATECSLLRFNNQPLPSQLESQLDFSIFNRRTDDDHEDDDGVLLQSWSLSNDSVDKENGQIQDKPNTEAPIISTQELEDMLLDINDFPEMSEANKPAPEKTPHTPLNYSQIAQNISDSVIITSPEIEQIILEDTEYFNTCHDKTFVTDLQNSSPRNGSSVSDPLKCIDKGNQSPEFSSQEINIDMSRPLDIDFSTKAIEISSKAKDGIVHTKVTYTSTKSIHYYAPTAMDDDFEMESLDDMDFNQLNELEKAFANKTDNITRAQQINKERKCETQLELNTVRPSITEKIVASCPAPLLKPIASSPTVSTHPMEFLEINFSNSTSSENNKTDHSQPSSTQNNPGKDFSFSPFLKMTQYSEISKDILQFSQASIPETYHQENVQKDKGNKINPQASKSRSDGDSTITLTSKGSKTDTSSSSILRINSSTTDATMIPSSVKQLYDVIKEQYSDFSFLYALSTQLCQDRVPMDCFITLKMGLLLSLASIGPNPHLPPIHIIAVGNDTYMANYLMTTVGQLASRFVGPTEDTKPPSSNGYRNHQWIEADPILLAQGGVYYVGDWSRLKLLRADRLYKDIESSMVAVDNSNHQYPLQTAIWAHWRSFKYNSKDEQMFNKFVKIFGIPIYVAEDNHEALVNYTLDQASIHLFESTIDHLSISTEDMSNFLVHVSQRHVDHTPEAATLLQKYFVASRTARPDCLTKQALIILKQFSESFAKLSLRHEVLVIDVVSAIILCEHSIEHIFGAVDTPPPHFGAVPFVGAVDEYLIQFQQWLDAYIEKFSKE, from the exons ATGGAATTTAACCACAATATAAATAGAGGCTTTTCAGCCTTGCGTGATATATCTGCCACGCAAATGAATGATTTGCTAAATTTTGATAGCCCTCCAGAAACTCCTCTAGATCCTTCACAAATGCAACTCAGCACTAAATCGCTAAATAATGATGATTGTGAGGAGCGTATGCAAGAAACTGCAACCGAATGCAGTCTTTTGCGTTTTAATAATCAACCTTTGCCTTCACAATTGGAATCCCAATTAGACTTCTCCATATTTAATAGACGAACGGATGATGATCATGAGGATGATGACGGTGTTTTGCTACAATCCTGGTCTTTGTCAAATGATAGTGTTGACAAAGAAAACGGGCAGATACAAGACAAACCCAATACCGAAGCTCCCATTATATCCACGCAAGAATTGGAGGATATGCTATTGGATATAAATGATTTTCCGGAAATGTCAGAGGCTAACAAGCCCGCTCCAGAGAAAACTCCTCATACTCCATTAAACTACTCTCAAATCGCCCAAAACATCAGTGATTCCGTTATAATAACCTCACCAGAAATAGAGCAGATCATTTTGGAAGATACCGAATATTTTAATACATGCCATGACAAAACCTTTGTCACTGATCTACAAAATAGTAGTCCTAGAAATGGAAGCAGTGTTTCAGATCCTTTGAAATGTATTGATAAAGGCAATCAATCGCCAGAGTTCTCCTCACAAGAAATTAACATTGACATGTCACGACCACTGGACATCGATTTTAGCACAAAGGCTATTGAAATATCCAGCAAGGCAAAGGATGGCATAGTTCACACAAAAGTTACTTATACCTCAACAAAGAGTATACATTATTATGCCCCTACGGCTATGGACGATGACTTTGAAATGGAGTCTTTGGATGACATGGATTTTAATCAATTAAACGAGCTGGAAAAGGCATTTGCCAACAAAACTGATAATATTACCAGAGCacagcaaataaataaagaaaggaAG TGTGAAACCCAATTGGAATTGAATACTGTCCGTCCAAGTATTACCGAAAAAATTGTAGCATCTTGTCCAGCGCCTCTTCTAAAGCCAATAGCCTCTTCTCCCACCGTAAGCACCCATCCCATGGAATTCCTGGAGATAAACTTTAGCAATTCAACATCAAGTGAAAATAACAAAACCGACCACAGCCAACCTTCTTCTACGCAGAATAATCCAGGCAAAGATTTTAGCTTTTCTCCGTTTTTAAAAATGACACAATACTCGGAAATATCGAAAGATATACTACAATTTTCCCAAGCTTCAATACCAGAAACATATCATCAGGAAAATGTCCAAAAAgataaaggaaataaaattaaCCCACAAGCTAGCAAAAGTCGCTCAGACGGAGACTCCACAATAACTCTGACGTCCAAAGGCAGTAAAACTGATACTTCTTCTTCCTCAATTTTGAGGATAAATAGTTCAACTACAGATGCCACCATGATACCCTCGTCTGTAAAACAACTATACGATGTGATTAAGGAACAGTATtcagatttttcatttttatatgccTTGAGCACTCAGTTATGTCAGGATCGAGTGCCCATGGATTGTTTTATAACACTGAAAATGGGATTGCTTTTAAGTTTGGCCTCGATAGGG CCAAATCCCCATTTGCCACCCATACACATAATTGCTGTTGGCAATGATACCTATATGGCTAATTATCTAATGACCACTGTGGGACAATTGGCTTCTAGATTTGTGGGTCCCACTGAGGATACCAAACCACCTTCGAGTAATGGCTATCGCAACCACCAATGGATCGAGGCTGATCCTATTCTGTTGGCCCAGGGTGGGGTTTATTATGTAGGTGATTGGTCTCGCTTAAAGCTATTGCGAGCCGATCGTCTTTACAAAGATATTGAATCATCCATGGTAGCTGTGGATAACAGCAATCATCAGTATCCTTTGCAGACGGCTATTTGGGCTCATTGGCGTTCGTTTAAATACAATTCCAAAGATGAGCAAATGTTTAATAAGTTTGTCAA AATTTTTGGTATTCCCATATATGTGGCTGAGGATAATCATGAAGCTTTGGTAAACTATACTCTCGATCAAGCATCGATTCACCTCTTTGAATCTACAATAGATCATTTATCCATCAGCACGGAAGATATGAGCAATTTTTTGGTTCATGTTTCACAGCGTCATGTTGACCATACTCCAGAGGCAGCCACattattgcaaaaatattttgtagccTCACGCACAGCAAGACCAG ATTGCCTTACAAAACAGGCTCTCAttatattaaaacaattttccGAATCATTTGCCAAACTCTCACTGCGTCATGAAGTGCTGGTCATTGATGTTGTTTCGGCCATTATTTTATGCGAACATTCCATAGAGCATATTTTCGGAGCAGTTGATACACCGCCACCACATTTTGGGGCTGTGCCTTTTGTAGGAGCTGTGGATGAATATCTGATACAATTTCAACAATGGCTGGATGCATATATAGAAAAATTTAGCAAGGAATAA